A single region of the Fusarium fujikuroi IMI 58289 draft genome, chromosome FFUJ_chr05 genome encodes:
- a CDS encoding related to thiol methyltransferase, giving the protein MATENPLEDRISTVPFAEQGEKWDSCWREALTPWDRGTASIALHDLLAQRPDLVPPSQHHDHRGHPLRDSAGAIEKKKALVPGCGRGHDVLLLSSWGYDVWGLDFSAAAKEEAIKNQKQAESEGLYKPVDGLDKGNIHWVTGDFFGQDWAKGAGADGQFDLIYDYTFLCALPREARPKWAKRMTELLSHDGRLVCLEFPSTKPMSANGPPWGVSPELYEALLAAPGEEIAYNDDGTVHEDPCSKPWADALHRLSLLKPTRTHKAGTSPDGAVLDFLSVWSR; this is encoded by the exons ATGGCTACCGAAAACCCTTTGGAAGACCGCATCTCGACTGTTCCCTTCGCAGAGCAGGGTGAGAAGTGGGATAGTTGCTGGAGAGAGGCTTTAACACCATGGGACCGCGGGACCGCCTCCATTGCTCTTCACGACCTCCTCGCTCAAAGACCTGATCTCGTACCACCCTCCCAGCATCATGATCATCGTGGCCATCCCCTCCGAGATTCAGCAGGCGCTattgaaaagaagaaggctctaGTCCCCGGTTGCGGGCGTGGTCATGATGTTCTGCTTTTGAGCTCGTGGGGCTATGATGTCTGGGGCCTCGACTTCAGTGCTGCTGCAAAGGAGGAGGCTATCAAGAACCAAAAGCAAGCCGAGTCAGAAGGTCTATACAAACCTGTCGATGGGTTGGATAAAGGCAATATTCACTGGGTTACTGGTGACTTCTTTGGACAAGATTGGGCCAAAGGTGCTGGCGCTGATGGCCAGTTTGACCTGATCTACGATTATACG TTTCTATGCGCCCTGCCTCGCGAAGCAAGACCAAAATGGGCCAAGCGCATGACCGAGCTGCTTTCTCATGATGGTCGCCTCGTTTGTCTCGAATTCCCTTCGACAAAACCCATGTCCGCCAATGGTCCCCCATGGGGGGTCTCCCCAGAGCTCTATGAAGCCCTCCTAGCAGCTCCTGGCGAAGAAATCGCATACAACGACGACGGTACCGTCCATGAAGACCCTTGTTCAAAACCCTGGGCCGACGCTCTACATCGACTGAGTCTGCTCAAACCAACTCGGACGCACAAGGCCGGCACCAGCCCAGATGGCGCCGTGCTTGACTTCCTCTCAGTCTGGAGTCGATAA
- a CDS encoding related to OTU domain-containing protein 6B produces the protein MASPVVMETLEEIQTRHRRELKDLQGRITGKKKNATKKTRKGVNDECAEMERQLREKQATEIAALNNSDDNSDEGESTHTEAQNQLQEDILVKETEKLSVSEPEQQQQQQPPPGKKRNRQKERLARRAAELEAEAQRAEKEASSMTNHRAKESEYMKSTFEKHGLVEKDIAPDGHCLFSAVADQLGQNDIPLGDSGTKDPAYKTVRRVASEYMLEHGDDFAPFLEEDLQDYARKMRDTAEWGGQLELMALARQYKAEIRVVQDGRLERIGEEEGAESGKTLWLAYYRHGYGLGEHYNSLRKAPS, from the coding sequence ATGGCCAGTCCAGTGGTAATGGAAACTCTCGAGGAGATCCAGACACGGCATCGTCGTGAGCTCAAGGACCTGCAGGGCCGCATAacgggaaagaagaagaatgccaCAAAGAAGACGCGCAAAGGCGTAAACGACGAATGTGCAGAGATGGAGCGCCAGCTGCGTGAAAAGCAAGCCACCGAGATCGCCGCTTTGAACAACAGCGATGACAACAGCGACGAGGGCGAAAGTACCCACACTGAAGCTCAAAACCAGCTCCAGGAAGACATTCTAGTGAAAGAGACCGAGAAGCTCTCCGTCTCAGAACcggaacagcagcagcagcagcagccgccGCCGGGAAAGAAGCGCAATCGTCAGAAAGAGCGGCTTGCTCGACGTGCTGCtgagctcgaggctgagGCGCAGCGTGCAGAAAAGGAAGCATCCAGTATGACCAATCACCGAGCCAAGGAGAGCGAATATATGAAGTCGACGTTTGAGAAGCATGGGCTCGTGGAGAAAGATATCGCGCCCGATGGACATTGTCTATTTTCAGCGGTGGCGGACCAACTCGGCCAGAATGATATTCCTCTTGGAGACAGTGGCACCAAAGACCCAGCATACAAGACGGTGCGACGAGTGGCTTCAGAGTATATGTTGGAGCATGGAGACGACTTTGCGCCGTTCCTCGAGGAAGACCTCCAAGACTACGCTCGCAAGATGCGAGATACTGCTGAATGGGGCGGCCAGCTTGAGCTCATGGCACTGGCACGACAGTATAAAGCGGAGATTCGAGTGGTACAAGATGGGCGCCTTGAGCGTATtggggaggaagagggagccGAGTCAGGCAAAACATTATGGCTGGCATACTACAGGCACGGCTACGGCTTGGGAGAGCACTACAACTCTCTCCGAAAGGCACCATCATGA